In the genome of Palaemon carinicauda isolate YSFRI2023 chromosome 20, ASM3689809v2, whole genome shotgun sequence, one region contains:
- the LOC137660073 gene encoding uncharacterized protein, with amino-acid sequence MEKDIEVLRKSLMIIYNCRIGLCGFDNPMRDPRTDEVKRLIGQGVKMKMDDQGNILIKRVSKAGVYVKMSSDDNAISNEILKLPNCCLESERPVMLFDMNKFQQNVNREMRRQYPDRSKLELQCVCIIAFVKNEADLLDCPIWVMMVNIVAMDMLKSKLPPAKVAPNIRNRPRIPIPDEDPYSVAGSGASSGSSGKDRKDKPPKLPPRDNPHYPPGPVPRSNGKSDYDVLDENAFRKLNARNNNKSNKDRKYDDPYYCGLRARIPNFAKSKSKGKAEPVRAPYVNGPPGPMWHTRSFDSGMALLQHNQAQNIHRLDRNPCSWVPTLPARNDSDFTESPYAHLYGRLPLPNRAFMPPPPLHPRSMYVGEWD; translated from the exons atggaaaaggatATTGAAGTGCTACGCAAAAGCCTTATGATTATTTACAATTGTAG AATTGGTTTATGTGGCTTTGATAATCCAATGCGTGATCCACGGACAGATGAAGTCAAAAGACTCATTGGCCAA GGTGTAAAGATGAAGATGGACGACCAAGGCAACATACTGATAAAAAGGGTTTCCAAAGCCGGAGTCTATGTCAAAATGTCTAGCGATGACAACGCCATAAGCAACGAGATACTCAAACTCCCCAACTGCTGTTTAGAGTCAGAAAGGCCAGTCATG TTGTTCGACATGAACAAATTCCAGCAGAACGTCAACCGTGAGATGCGTCGTCAGTACCCAGACAGATCCAAGCTAGAGTTGCAGTGCGTGTGCATCATCGCCTTCGTCAAGAACGAGGCAGATCTCCTCGACTGTCCCATCTGGGTCATGATGGTCAATATTGTTGCCATGGATATGCTTAAGAGTAAATTGCCTCCAG CTAAAGTTGCTCCCAACATTCGAAATCGACCAAGGATCCCCATTCCTGATGAGGACCCCTACAGTGTCGCAGGCTCTGGTGCTTCCTCTGGATCCTCCGGAAAGGACCGTAAGGATAAGCCCCCCAAGTTGCCCCCACGAGACAATCCCCACTACCCACCAGGACCTGTGCCTAGATCAAATGGAAAG TCCGATTATGATGTACTGGATGAAAACGCATTCCGCAAGTTAAACGCAAGGAATAACAACAAGTCTAATAAGGATCGCAAATATG atGACCCTTACTATTGTGGCCTCCGCGCTCGCATTCCCAACTTCGCTAAATCTAAGTCGAAGGGTAAAGCTGAGCCGGTTCGAGCCCCATACGTCAACGGTCCCCCAGGCCCTATGTGGCATACCCGCAGCTTCGATTCGGGCATGG ctcTTTTGCAACACAACCAAGCCCAAAATATTCACAGGCTAGACCGCAACCCCTGCTCTTGGGTGCCAACGTTACCAGCAAGAAACG ACTCTGATTTCACCGAATCTCCATATGCCCATCTGTACGGAAGACTTCCGCTGCCCAACAGAGCGTTTATGCCACCACCACCCCTCCACCCTCGCTCCATGTACGTTGGTGAATGGGACTGA